One Phaseolus vulgaris cultivar G19833 chromosome 2, P. vulgaris v2.0, whole genome shotgun sequence DNA window includes the following coding sequences:
- the LOC137810837 gene encoding 10 kDa chaperonin, mitochondrial-like, translating to MAKRLIPTFNRILVEKIVPPSKTSAGILLPEKSSQLNSGKVVAVGPGSRDKAGNLIPVSVKEGDRVLLPEYGGTQIKLEDKEFHLFRDEDILGILHE from the exons ATGGCAAAGCGTTTGATTCCCACCTTCAATCGCATTCTCGTTGAGAAAATTGTTCCTCCCTCCAAGACCAGCGCTGGCATTCTCCTCCCTGAGAAGTCATCCCAG CTTAATTCCGGTAAGGTGGTAGCAGTTGGTCCCGGATCACGAGACAAGGCAGGAAACCTCATTCCGGTGTCCGTCAAGGAAGGTGATCGCGTTCTCTTGCCTGAGTACGGTGGCACGCAAATCAAGCTCGAGGACAAAGA gTTCCATTTGTTTAGGGATGAGGACATATTAGGCATTCTGCATGAATGA
- the LOC137810836 gene encoding mitochondrial import inner membrane translocase subunit TIM17-2-like, whose protein sequence is MGTPETSREPCPDRILDDIGGAFGMGAVGGSAFHFLKGLYNAPKGARVVAASQAVRLNAPRVGGSFAVWGGLFSSFDCTMVYLRQKEDPWNSIIAGAATGGFLSMRQGPPAAARAAAFGGVLLALIEGAGIMLNKVLSAQQQMPIIVDDGFPPNELPGQTASPPSWFGGWFDDGKKDEPATSGGSETKVLESFDAPPVPNFEYK, encoded by the coding sequence ATGGGAACTCCAGAGACATCACGGGAACCTTGCCCTGATCGGATCTTAGACGACATAGGCGGTGCGTTCGGCATGGGCGCCGTCGGTGGCTCCGCCTTCCACTTCCTCAAGGGACTCTACAACGCGCCCAAGGGCGCGCGTGTGGTCGCCGCCTCGCAGGCCGTGCGCCTCAACGCGCCGCGTGTGGGCGGAAGTTTCGCCGTCTGGGGGGGCCTCTTCTCCTCCTTCGACTGCACCATGGTCTACCTCCGCCAGAAGGAGGACCCCTGGAACTCCATCATCGCGGGCGCCGCCACTGGCGGCTTCCTCTCCATGCGCCAGGGTCCCCCTGCCGCCGCCCGCGCTGCAGCGTTCGGCGGAGTGCTCCTCGCACTCATCGAGGGTGCCGGCATCATGCTCAACAAGGTCCTCAGTGCGCAGCAGCAGATGCCTATCATTGTCGACGACGGTTTCCCTCCCAACGAGCTGCCGGGCCAGACCGCTTCTCCGCCTTCGTGGTTCGGCGGGTGGTTTGACGACGGGAAGAAGGACGAGCCTGCGACCAGCGGGGGGAGCGAGACCAAGGTTTTGGAGAGCTTCGATGCGCCTCCTGTCCCCAATTTCGAGTAcaagtga